A genome region from Setaria italica strain Yugu1 chromosome III, Setaria_italica_v2.0, whole genome shotgun sequence includes the following:
- the LOC101757394 gene encoding LOW QUALITY PROTEIN: uncharacterized protein LOC101757394 (The sequence of the model RefSeq protein was modified relative to this genomic sequence to represent the inferred CDS: deleted 1 base in 1 codon) has product MAASAKGRLVPVLAVVAALAAALLYRAPFSKSLGGEGCSLLPHDHFWIASERVVTLGRVGPAAVEVKGGLINAIAVGDYRSFVLRRPLLDYGDAVIMPGLIDVHAHLDEPGREEWEGFSTGTKAAAAGGITTLVDMPLNNFPSTVSEETLKLKLEAARDKLYVDVGFWGGLVPENAFNPSALESLLNAGVLGLKSFMCPSGINDFPMTNSTHIEEGLVTLAKYQRPLLVHAERIPDVEDEDGLDGELDPRSYATYLKSRPPAWEESAIRDLQRAMKDTEAGGRSEGAHIHIVHLSDAKTSLELMKDAKRTGASVTVETCPHYLAFSADEVPDGDTRFKCAPPIRDGMNRENLWKALLDGHIDMLSSDHSPSAPDLKLMEEGNFLKAWGGISSLQFVLPVTWSYGKKYGITLNQLAAWWSENPAKLAGQKNKGAILPGYHADIVVWKPEAQFELDDSHSVYHKHRNISAYLGKELSGKVLSTFVRGNLVFAEDKHAKAACGVQILAKVDAKLLQRNGNAKSPGLSPWDKGEPGLARSFKRGALPLPRTTATRGHGSHRQAYASPPNHPHLYGLFPQPPRTEVVSSAAAPRSCRRRLLVRPNLTIIDPLVGNTGGEADTSRNGVRSGMGRSMRAAGRLRGHRRGRAACVEGRVAVGRSREESERLIEQTAAAVFLSAPLDFAGVEDVSAVVAAATGGRLLAVREICAVGRSIRAARGVFDQLQSLAEETQDGRHSPLLDILQGCDFLTELAQRIEFCLDSTFSVVLDRASKKLETIRRERRRNIEMLESLLKDTAAKIFQAGGIDSPVVTKRRSRMCVGVKASHKHLVPGGIVLSSSGSGATYFMEPRDAVELNNREVKLSGDERAEELVILGLLTSTIADSQLKIKNLMEKVLELDLACARGSYALWTNGVKPSFSDSYSSCQSDQSSEYSVYIEGIRHPLLLEQSLMAEGSTVDASEMPVPLDMWVKKDARIVVISGPNTGGKTASMKTLGLSSLMSKAGMFFPAKGRPRIPWFNQVLADIGDHQSLEHSLSTFSGHISRLRKIVEVVSEDSLVLIDEIGSGTDPSEGVALSTSILKYLASKVNLAIVTTHYADLSRLQSVDSRFENAAMEFCVKTLQPTYRILWGSTGNSNALSIAKSIGFDQKVLDRAQEWVEKLLPDKQKERQGLLYDSLLDERNILESQANEAASVLSQVEGLYNEIRSEADDLESRLAALRTRETQKVQQELKVVKSQMDTIIKNFEVQLKNSKLEQYNSLMRKAEAATASVVAAHQPDEITFSDDENQTLFVPQIGDKVYIQGLGGGTMATVIETLGEDGSCMVQYGKIKVQVKRSKMKLVQRGTNEAATSSSVKPKGRTPKQRFEANQSQDGSVSFGPVVQTSKNTVDLRGKRVSEVSYELEMAIDACRPYQVLFVVHGMGTGAVKECAMDVLRNHPRVVKFEDESPLNYGCTVAYIQ; this is encoded by the exons GCATGCCCATCTCGATGAGCCTGGACGTGAAGAGTGGGAGGGCTTCTCCACTGGTACAAAGGCAGCTGCTGCAG GCGGGATAACAACGCTAGTGGACATGCCACTCAACAACTTTCCATCAACAGTTTCTGAAGAAACTCTCAAGCTGAAG CTCGAAGCAGCTCGGGATAAGCTATATGTTGATGTAG GGTTCTGGGGAGGTCTCGTGCCAGAGAACGCCTTCAACCCAAGTGCTCTAGAGAGCCTCCTAAATGCAGGAGTTTTAGGACTGAAG TCTTTTATGTGTCCCTCGGGCATCAACGACTTTCCCATGACAAATTCAACTCATATCGAG GAAGGATTGGTCACACTGGCAAAATACCAGAGACCTTTGCTTGTCCATGCTGAACGTATACCTGATGTCGAGGATGAAGATGGACTCGATGGTGAACTAGATCCCCGATCCTATGCGACATATCTGAAGTCTAGACCACCAGCATG GGAGGAATCAGCTATTAGAGATTTGCAACGTGCGATGAAGGATACAGAGGCAGGAGGTCGGTCAGAAGGAGCCCATATTCACATCGTTCATCTGTCAGATGCAAAAACTTCCCTTGAACTTATGAAG GATGCTAAACGCACTGGTGCAAGTGTGACTGTAGAAACATGTCCTCATTACCTGGCATTTTCAGCTGACGAAGTTCCAGATGGGGATACTCGCTTCAAATGTGCTCCTCCTATACGTGATGGCATGAACAGAGAAAATCTTTGGAAAGCTCTGCTT GACGGGCACATAGACATGTTAAGCTCAGACCACTCACCGTCAGCTCCTGATCTCAAACTAATGGAAGAAGGCAACTTTTTAAAGGCATGGGGAGGTATATCATCATTGCAG TTTGTTCTTCCTGTGACATGGTCGTACGGGAAGAAGTATGGCATTACTCTGAATCAACTAGCCGCATGGTGGAGTGAAAATCCAGCTAAGCTTGCAGGGCAAAAGAACAAG GGAGCTATTCTGCCGGGATACCATGCTGACATTGTAGTATGGAAACCTGAGGCACAGTTCGAACTTGATGACAGCCATTCTGTATATCATAAACATCGG AATATTTCAGCATATTTAGGTAAAGAGCTTTCTGGTAAGGTCCTGTCTACTTTTGTGAGAGGAAATCTTGTATTTGCTGAAGACAAGCATGCAAAGGCTGCCTGTGGTGTCCAAATCCTCGccaaa GTGGATGCAAAGCTGCTCCA ACGCAATGGAAACGCCAAATCTCCGGGACTGTCTCCATGGGATAAGGGGGAGCCTGGTCTGGCGCGCAGCTTCAAGCGTGGAGCTCTCCCGCTTCCACGGACCACGGCCACCCGCGGCCATGGCAGCCACCGCCAAGCTTACGCTTCTCCTCCCAACCACCCTCACCTCTACGGTTTATTTCCCCAGCCGCCTCGTACTGAAGTCGTGTCCTCCGCTGCAGCGCCTCGtagttgccgccgccgcctcctcgtccgccCAAACCTTACCATCATCGACCCCCTCGTTGGAAACACCGGAGGCGAGGCAGATACGTCTAGAAACGGAGTCCGCTCTGGAATGGGGCGGAGTATGCGCGCGGCTGGCCGACttcgcggccaccgccgc ggccgcgccgcctgcgTGGAAGGTCGGGTCGCCGTCGGGCGGAGCCGGGAGGAGAGCGAGAGGCTGATCGagcagacggcggcggccgtgttTTTGTCGGCGCCGTTGGACTTTGCCGGCGTGGAGGACGTGTCCGCGGTCGTCGCCGCGGCGACCGGTGGGCGGTTGCTTGCCGTTCGAGAGATTTGTGCAGTCGGGCGCAGCATCCGGGCCGCGCGCGGAGTGTTCGATCAATTGCAGAGCCTCGCCGAGGAAACGCAAGACGGGAG GCACTCTCCTCTTCTGGATATACTGCAAGGTTGTGATTTCTTGACAGAGCTTGCGCAAAGGATAGAGTTTTGCCTTGATTCTACTTTTTCTGTGGTCCTGGATCGGGCCAGCAAGAAGCTAGAAACGATCCGcagagaaaggaggaggaacaTCGAGATGTTAGAATCTCTGTTGAAAGATACGGCTGCAAAGATTTTCCAAGCTGGTGGAATTGATAGTCCTGTGGTCACTAAGCGCCGTTCTAGGATGTGTGTTGGTGTGAAAGCTTCACACAAGCATTTGGTGCCAGGTGGAATTGTTCTGAGTTCCAGTGGCTCTGGTGCAACTTACTTTATGGAGCCAAGGGATGCTGTTGAACTCAATAACAGGGAAGTTAAACTCTCAGGTGATGAGAGAGCAGAGGAATTGGTAATACTAGGCTTGCTAACTTCAACTATCGCTGACTCCCAACTGAAGATAAAAAATTTGATGGAGAAGGTTTTGGAATTGGATCTTGCCTGTGCTAGAGGGTCGTATGCCTTATGGACAAATGGTGTCAAACCAAGCTTCAGTGACAGTTATAGCAGTTGCCAATCGGATCAGAGCAGTGAGTATTCAGTTTATATTGAGGGCATTCGGCATCCTTTGCTACTTGAACAGTCTCTTATGGCAGAAGGTTCAACTGTGGATGCATCTGAAATGCCTGTTCCATTGGACATGTGGGTAAAAAAGGATGCAAGGATAGTTGTGATCTCTGGACCCAACACTGGAGGCAAAACTGCCTCTATGAAGACCTTGGGGCTGTCCTCACTTATGTCAAAAGCTGGAATGTTCTTCCCAGCCAAAGGAAGGCCTAGGATTCCATGGTTCAATCAAGTTCTTGCAGATATTGGTGATCACCAG TCGCTGGAGCACAGCCTCTCTACATTCAGTGGGCACATATCACGCCTGCGAAAGATTGTAGAAGTTGTATCGGAGGATTCTCTAGTTCTAATTGATGAGATTGGCAGTGGCACTGATCCATCAGAAGGTGTAGCTCTTTCAACCAGCATTTTGAAGTATCTTGCGAGTAAAGTGAATCTGGCCATTGTGACAACTCACTATGCTGACCTAAGTCGTCTCCAGTCAGTTGATAGCCGATTTgagaatgctgcaatggaatTTTGTGTAAAAACTCTGCAACCAACATATCGAATCTTATGGGGCAGTACTGGTAATTCCAATGCACTTAGTATTGCAAAGTCAATCGGTTTTGATCAAAAAGTGCTTGATCGTGCACAGGAATGGGTTGAGAAACTGTTGCCTGATAAGCAAAAGGAACGCCAAGGTTTACTTTATGATTCTCTCCTCGATGAAAGAAACATTTTGGAGTCTCAGGCAAATGAAGCTGCATCTGTTCTTTCACAAGTTGAGGGGTTGTACAATGAG ATTCGCTCGGAAGCTGATGATCTTGAAAGTCGATTAGCTGCTCTGAGGACTAGAGAGACCCAAAAGGTTCAACAAGAATTGAAGGTTGTGAAGTCTCAGATGGACACAATAATCAAGAACTTCGAAGTTCAACTGAAGAATTCAAAACTTGAACAATACAATTCACTAATGAGGAAAGCGGAAGCTGCCACTGCTTCAGTGGTTGCTGCTCATCAGCCAGATGAAATAACTTTCAGTGATGATGAAAACCAGACCTTGTTTGTTCCGCAAATTGGAGACAAGGTGTATATTCAAGGGTTGGGTGGAGGAACTATGGCCACTGTTATTGAAACTCTTGGAGAAGATGGGAGCTGCATGGTTCAATATGGGAAGATAAAGGTTCAAGTCAAGAGAAGCAAGATGAAATTGGTTCAACGAGGTACAAATGAGGCAGCAACTTCCTCTTCTGTAAAACCAAAG GGCCGAACGCCGAAGCAGCGGTTTGAGGCGAACCAGAGCCAAGATGGCAGCGTCTCTTTCGGCCCGGTTGTGCAGACGTCCAAGAACACGGTGGATCTGCGCGGGAAGCGGGTGAGCGAGGTATCCTACGAGCTTGAGATGGCGATCGACGCGTGCAGGCCTTACCAGGTGCTCTTCGTGGTCCATGGCATGGGCACCGGAGCTGTGAAGGAATGCGCCATGGATGTCCTCCGGAACCACCCTCGAGTGGTCAAGTTCGAAGACGAGAGCCCTCTCAACTACGGCTGCACCGTCGCCTACATTCAGTAA